A window of Garra rufa chromosome 6, GarRuf1.0, whole genome shotgun sequence genomic DNA:
ccatggcggcttcggcggaggacgccaccccaggagggggaccaaaacaaaagtccaggtgacagacagtacagtccagaggggcgacgacggagggaggagccagggaggacatgggtggggcgtaaggcaggaggaacagacccagaccccagccatgatgacggcccactgtggagccgacggagggaggaaccatggtggacgaaggcgtgccgactccatggggccgaccgacagaggcggagcagatggagaaggagcccgaggcgaagacggagagccgatgatccggggtgacgccgaggatccggagggccaaggtggaacaggctctggcgcccgaggcggaggcggagtcccggagatccgcggtggagccggagcgacagaggattgaggctgtgcccgcaggaaggaggagtcccaaggagccggtgggacggcgcgacgaggcacagccggaggagcagagtcctgaggtgacgatggggtgacgactgaccagggcggagccgaaaagacgatggagcccggtggagctggtggatcgacgggcgacggtgtagaggagggcgtcgagagccgtggtggaaccgcggggtcgaagggccgaggcggagtcctggactcggaggctggaggcggagctgagggatcctccagccgagacgccgatggacgctggcagtcccgcggcgagcccactgcacaggtggtgggctgagggtgNNNNNNNNNNNNNNNNNNNNNNNNNNNNNNNNNNNNNNNNNNNNNNNNNNNNNNNNNNNNNNNNNNNNNNNNNNNNNNNNNNNNNNNNNNNNNNNNNNNNNNNNNNNNNNNNNNNNNNNNNNNNNNNNNNNNNNNNNNNNNNNNNNNNNNNNNNNNNNNNNNNNNNNNNNNNNNNNNNNNNNNNNNNNNNNNNNNNNNNNNNNNNNNNNNNNNNNNNNNNNNNNNNNNNNNNNNNNNNNNNNNNNNNNNNNNNNNNNNNNNNNNNNNNNNNNNNNNNNNNNNNNNNNNNNNNNNNNNNNNNNNNNNNNNNNNNNNNNNNNNNNNNNNNNNNNNNNNNNNNNNNNNNNNNNNNNNNNNNNNNNNNNNNNNNNNNNNNNNNNNNNNNNNNNNNNNNNNNNNNNNNNNNNNNNNNNNNNNNNNNNNNNNNNNNNNNNNNNNNNNNNNNNNNNNNNNNNNNNNNNNNNNNNNNNNNNNNNNNNNNNNNNNNNNNNNNNNNNNNNAAAAAACAGGGAGACCTAGAAGCTTCCCTTTTCTTGAGAACAGCTTTAGAAATTATTTTGAACTTTTGATTATCATATGaatgttaataataatttatttatactaGGAAAAGTATAAATACAATTGTATGAGAGataaaaatgcaaagaaaaagtttaatgtaaattatgtcatGTAAAAGTGTTCATTGTCACCTCTCTATCTGTTTCTGGTGTTTTTCTTCCCTGGCCTGAGCCTTCATCTGCTGCACTTCAATGGTGTCAGGCTTCCTCCTCCTCATGTACAGTTCATGGTTGCCCATACACAGAGCCAAAATGCGCTTGTTGATTCGCAGTCGTGGTGCATAGAACACAAAGTCCTGCCATCACAATTAAGATTCAGTGAACATGTTCGTATTTGATCTCTGCATGCTATGACTGACTTGACTGATACTTGTACAAAATATGTACACATGATTTGAGAAGTTAGGACCATGTGCCCACAAATGATATAGCTTATATTTGTCATAATGGGTGTGGCTCAACTAATATGCCAGATTGTATccggtccgtgtacctacgtataattggttttctcgtttttgttttcaaaacaaacaaacgaataaatgattggtttatgcaatatttacattttctcgggaacacaaaaacgaatttcattcatattttcaattttgttttcattacacgtcgttcaaatgcagatattaaaaagtcaacaaaaccaaatcgaaaaattagaggtttttttaacaaagcgcgttttagtacaccggaagctcgctgctgccgctgaaggttttcacttgagacgggcgtaaacatacggagcccgctgtgtcacctgcaggagaaaaataatcaatccgtggCGAAGGTTTTGCAATTCCTCCCGAGTTTATAAACCGTTTctgaaaaattatagagtttggagaggagaaggtaaaaagcaatacaaaactgtaccggttatgttaattattttgctttcaaactgaatgcaatgtaataatatatatttaataataacattaacagcatgcatctatctctgggtgaaaagcttataataaaatcaccAAAATATGTCTTCATAGAATGAATAGTTCGCAAACACAtttctaggttatttaaaaatagaacattcatgaattattgtattagaaacattttactgtcgtaagtgcactcatttattagcctataaattaaaataataataataattactattagtagtagtattatttatttacggTGATGCAAACAGCTTatatactgtttcagctattaaaatagttcagtaaagtggttgcttcatttcgtttttttattaagttaatttagaaaaacgtttagagcattttattgttcgttcaatatatatattttttttaagtaacgaccaagcagccagcggcagacagtgagttgatcatagcttgtgtttgatcagttttgccttctcaaatcatcacgacttgcctacaataaaatctataggcctaaaagtgttcaagtataaaacaatcttaatttcaacattaaactaatataaaagtgtttatattcacctcctgtgttttatcccattggcaagtaggctattgtaaaataaacgctaaaacgcttgtgttttctgagtcagtgtatagcaaggatgaagttgccgatcgccatttcctctttggacgcgcctttagagagaaattaatctttacagactacataatgaaatagtttttgtttttgatttgttctctttcgttaagtaataatttaaagctttctataaatatcttgtctgtgagttaattcgctgagttttgctgagaagaactcctgttgagatgacatgaggggatcatgtttgtagaccatttacagttccgaataatgtattactcgtacctttatgagcaaaaataacggaatattttaactgcaaaaatgcaagtgattgcgctggctcctctatgtcctgcaaagcggctctcagcacaaacgattgcatttgtgcctaataccgcacatttatattattttaacgttgaaattaacattgttttatattttaactcttttaggcctagatctatatttattttaggcaagttgtgattatctgagaaggcaaaattgatcaaacacaatatgatcaactcattctctgccgcttgccgcttggtcgttactttaaaaatcaaaaacttatatttaacgaacaaaaaaatgctccaaatgttttttctaaattaacttaataaaaacgaaacaaaatataatcactttgcgttacatacaaaactggactattttaatagctgaaacagtagtatACGCTGTTTTGTGAGAAGAGGGGGAAAAGACGGGTTTGGTCGGATTGGGGCCCATATTACTGAATTCTGATAAACTCGGGCCAGCATCTAGGGCCTATAGATTTGAGGCCTGTGCAGGGTTCTTATGTCtgtgacagcaatgctcaccgtaaataatactaataattgtaattattattttaatttgtagactaaaaAAATGGAGAcattaagacagtaaactgtttattataatgaatgctttatttttaaataaccttttacagctttggaaattatactcattcttaacacgtagacgaatgcatgcttcactgttaatgttattattaattaaggcctcttattacattgcattcagtttgagagcaaaggaatgacaacataacctgtaaattatttgttttgtattgctttttaccttctctccaaacgtttttttttacaaaattcaggcgattttatattttgaaaaataaggcaaagccgtttgaagccgctcttcaattattattttattttggtgcgttaaagtagcatgattcgcacttacaaaatagtcctctttttagcgtttattttacattaatcatcattaggataaaacacagatgtggtgttttagcagctattctattggttattaatgtaaaataaacgctaaaaacattgttttgtcagttgcatggtctcatatagcctactatgaaaaataaagtttaataaaggcaatacaatgcatccagcacctaTAAACAGGTAGCCTTATTGAatctgggggcggggccacaaatccgtgagtacagtttacaaacccgtgggaactgattgcgaaagcgtgcgcacagattatgaatttgtgggtacggattcaaaatccgagggaacggtttacaaaatctgagctccaggattgttaatccgtgggcacgatttatcaAACCGAgtgaacagtttaagaattcgtgagtacggtttataaactgaggggacgaattgcaaaaccgtcgccatggattgattatttttctcctgcaggtgacacagcgggctccgtatgtttacgTGTATGTACGGGGCTCCGTAGTGCTCCGTATTTATGTTTTATgtctcaagtgaaaaccttcagcggcagcagcgagcttccggtgtactaaaacgcgctttgttcaaaaaaactttaatttttcgatttggttttgttgactttttaatatctgcatttgaacgacgtgtaatgaaaacaaaatagaaaatatgaatgaaattcgtttttgtgttccggagaaaatgtaaatattgcataaaccaatcatttattcgtttgtttgttttgaaaacaaaaacgagaaaaccaattatacgtaggtacacggaccgtATCCGCTAAacttacaagtttttttttttttttttttaattagaattagataaaaaatgaaatatacatgTTATGGTTTAAAGCAAGCGTTCAGTGGAAAAAATAAATTTGACACTATCATGTATGGTTGCAGAGTTATTAGTAAAGTTgtttattatagtgccaccttgTGAACACATCACACAAATTTTGTACTCATCAACAATGTACAAATGTGTCAATAACTATAATTATGTTATTGTATGTTATTCAGATTTGACATTCTTAGACACTGCATTTTGATTGGCTGCTGAGTCATATTAGAGGATATGTCAGGACATCCAACAAAGTAACTGTATGGttaaaacattattataattttttgtttgtaaacatATTTTCGCAACAAAGGCTTAACCAGAATACAGACCTTACCACAAaataatgtgtatgtaaacttggtCTAAATTGTGCCTAACTTCTGTAGTTCAAAATGACAGAATAATCATAAACTATAAACAAAAAACTTACGGGTGCTTTTTTATCAATGGGCTTGATGACAAACTTCTTATCGTTGAAAGAAATGTTTCGGATCTCACTCCAAGGGAAACCAATCTTTGGTGTGAGCCTTGGAGAAAAACAAAAAGAGAATGAACATGATTAAAACATATGCACATTTTATCAACATTATTCAGAAAATCATGTCAAAAACAGCCAGCAGTGGGCAGCAGAGGAAAACACTTCATCTGCTGATAGACAATCAAATCAACTGACCTCTTAAGAATCTAATATGAAAGTAATTTTTTATGGAGTTGGCTGACATGCATAGACCTGGGCATAAACACTAAGACCCCACATCTACATAATATCCTGATTATGAAATGGTCCCACACTTTAAACAGGACTCAAGGCGATGTTTCCCTTCACCCAGGGGCAAAAGACCAAGACAACACATGGTGTGACTCACCCTGTTCTAATGTCTGGCCTATAAGGCAGGGAATGAATGGGTGCTGAACCAGGAGGGAGAGGTCAActctaataatacaaataatacttaatacaaaataatatacaCAAGCTTGCGTGTTTACCATATGTGATGCACTGTGTATCAATTATTGCTTAGATATAAATAAAAGCCCAAATGTATAACCCTTTTTGAGCTTTTAAGTTTTGGTTGCCTGAACGTTCAATGACAAAAGAAAcctctcaggtttcattaaaaatctttgaatTAATGTCTTATGGGTGTGGAACaaaatgaaggtgagtaaattatgacaattttagtttttaaataaacTACCCCATTTATACATTTTTCCAAAGAATACTTGAATAAAGCTCACATTTCAGctattaaaccattaaaaaaaaaataattgaaaaagaaattagaaatcaAGCGATAAAATATGTAattcaaatgctgttcttttaaattttaaGCATTCTGAATAAAATGTTTCATAGTTTCCACaacaatatgaagcagcacaactgttttcaacattgaaaactataagaaatgtttcttgaccagcaaattagcatatcagaatgatttttaaaatagcatgtgacactgaagactcgagTAATGGATGCTGAAATTTTCTGAAATAATCACTGCAATAAAtcacataataaaaaatatatccacatagaaaacagttatttcaaactggaataatatttcaaaatattcctgatttactgtatttttagccttggtgagcagaaacgacttctttcaaaaacataaaacaaaaaaaaaatcctgtaaatTTTTGGTAAAGTAGAGTTTATACATAAAGCAAGTGTGAGCCATTTTAGTGTACATACTTGTCTTCATGTTCATAAATGTTGAGACCAAGAGCATCCACTCCCAGCCAGAGCTCAGTTCCCTTCTTATTTTTAATCTCAAAGTAGTTCACTCCATACATCTCCAGATCCTGAGCGATCTTCAGATACTCCATCATGGAATCCTCTCTGTAAACACACAATCATGCTGGGAATAGAAATACTGCTATTTAGCATTGTGAAGTGCACTGTGTGTGTAGTTAGGGACTGAAAACACCAGTGCCCCAAGCGTGCTCTTGTATTATTAGCTATTGTTATGTGTACTCTGCATTGtctgtgcatgtgtttgtgtgtcaagCCTTACCTCAGCATACCCCTGTGTTCCTCATGCCACGTCTGTATTCTGTCCTCCCACTGTTCTTTAGTCAGTTTATGTTGCTCCAAAACTCtacataataatatttacaaCACAATGCACACGATACATTAGTCTGGCATCACTTTAGGGGTTCAAAAATTGGCTAAATAATCATCAATATTTTGTCTCAATATCTATGCTCACAATTAAACTCTATAGCTTAAGCTAACTTTTAATTTAGGAACGCATGAAG
This region includes:
- the LOC141336518 gene encoding radixin, with amino-acid sequence MPKPINVRVTTMDAELEFAIQPNTTGKQLFDQVVKTVGLREVWFFGLQYIDSKGYTTWLKLNKKVTQQDVRKENPLQFKFRAKFFPEDVSEELIQEITQRLFFLQVKEAILNDEIYCPPETAVLLASYSVQAKYADYSRDIHKPGYLTNDRLLPQRVLEQHKLTKEQWEDRIQTWHEEHRGMLREDSMMEYLKIAQDLEMYGVNYFEIKNKKGTELWLGVDALGLNIYEHEDKLTPKIGFPWSEIRNISFNDKKFVIKPIDKKAPDFVFYAPRLRINKRILALCMGNHELYMRRRKPDTIEVQQMKAQAREEKHQKQIER